The nucleotide window CACTGTTTGGAAAGGGACCCCTGTTTTTTGCAATAAGCCGCTCGATAATAGCCCTTTCCCTTTCAGGCGCGTAGGTCCTAAGAAGGGATTTCTTCTTTATTTTTCCAATCCTAATG belongs to Thermodesulfovibrionales bacterium and includes:
- a CDS encoding chorismate mutase, with protein sequence MDEIKRLREDIDRIDDRILELLNRRAKLAIRIGKIKKKSLLRTYAPERERAIIERLIAKNRGPFPNS